In Planctomycetota bacterium, a genomic segment contains:
- a CDS encoding alpha/beta fold hydrolase codes for MRLLLCAIACFTLPAFAEPTDLDLRGDFTTEVFRDINADAEPLPQPPAESGVVVTSYRAELGDLHAYATPVRDDGVKRPALIWVPGGFSGTGPDILDPSAADPANDQTVTTYLQAGDNGDRLVVFVPTFRGTNGNPGQTEMFLGEADDLVAAVEHVSARPDVDPEQIYVAGHSTGGTVALIAAALTDVPAGVLCVGGAPDYVVTLRLGGYGVEPFDTSALQEAKMRSPITFAEHLKVPVLYVEGGLEDASADGYPAAARRMAAMAPKADMTVVLPRGRDHFTVLAPLHRVVAQSLVAENGLPQPRRLLEATSVGPADPQTAQTMGDLARLGPGGFKQKGLVVTDEAAEGLKGWLSGVPELEAPVVVFDFFPGPNGLMWDFTVTDEVPETYVRKTANGIAIAVSPDVAAAFQGLTLTVDGEGKFDFE; via the coding sequence ATGCGCCTCCTGCTCTGTGCGATCGCTTGCTTCACGTTGCCGGCTTTCGCGGAGCCGACGGACCTCGACCTGCGCGGCGACTTCACGACCGAAGTCTTCCGCGACATCAATGCCGACGCAGAGCCGCTGCCTCAACCGCCGGCCGAGAGCGGCGTCGTGGTGACGAGCTATCGAGCCGAGCTTGGTGATCTGCACGCCTACGCCACGCCAGTTCGCGATGACGGCGTGAAGCGGCCAGCGCTTATCTGGGTTCCGGGCGGTTTCAGCGGGACGGGGCCAGATATCCTCGATCCTTCGGCGGCTGACCCAGCGAATGACCAGACGGTCACGACCTACCTCCAGGCCGGCGACAACGGTGACAGACTCGTCGTCTTCGTCCCCACCTTTCGCGGAACCAACGGCAATCCGGGTCAGACCGAGATGTTCCTGGGCGAGGCCGACGATCTTGTGGCCGCGGTCGAACACGTCAGCGCGCGTCCCGATGTCGACCCCGAGCAGATCTACGTCGCTGGACACAGCACCGGTGGAACCGTTGCACTCATCGCCGCAGCTTTGACCGACGTGCCCGCGGGCGTCCTGTGCGTTGGCGGCGCTCCGGACTATGTCGTCACCCTGCGGCTCGGCGGGTACGGGGTTGAGCCCTTCGACACGTCGGCCTTGCAGGAAGCCAAGATGCGGTCTCCCATTACGTTTGCAGAGCACCTGAAGGTGCCGGTGCTCTACGTCGAGGGCGGGCTCGAGGACGCCTCTGCCGACGGGTACCCCGCTGCAGCTCGGAGGATGGCAGCGATGGCTCCCAAAGCCGACATGACGGTCGTCTTGCCACGCGGTCGAGACCACTTCACTGTGCTCGCGCCGCTCCATCGCGTCGTTGCGCAGAGTCTCGTTGCCGAAAACGGCTTGCCGCAACCGCGTCGCCTGCTTGAGGCCACAAGCGTCGGCCCGGCCGACCCGCAGACCGCGCAGACGATGGGTGACCTCGCACGACTCGGCCCAGGCGGTTTCAAGCAGAAGGGGCTGGTTGTTACTGACGAAGCCGCGGAGGGCCTCAAGGGCTGGCTGAGCGGTGTCCCGGAGCTGGAAGCACCGGTCGTCGTTTTCGATTTCTTCCCTGGCCCGAACGGTCTGATGTGGGACTTCACGGTGACCGACGAGGTCCCCGAGACCTATGTGCGAAAGACCGCCAACGGCATCGCGATCGCGGTCAGTCCGGACGTCGCCGCGGCATTCCAGGGATTGACGCTGACTGTGGACGGCGAGGGGAAATTCGATTTCGAGTAA